A genomic window from Streptomyces sp. WMMC940 includes:
- a CDS encoding ATP-binding protein: protein MIETLLVANRGEIACRVFRTCRELGIATVAVYADPDEGAMHTREADAAVRLPGAAPADTYLRGDLIVKAALAAGADAVHPGYGFLSENADFAREVIGAGLTWIGPPPEAVEAMASKTRAKELMGIAPLAADAVTEDDLPVLVKAAAGGGGRGMRVVRELSALRDELAAARAEALSAFGDGEVFVEPYVEGGRHVEVQILADAHGTVWALGTRDCSLQRRHQKVVEEAPAPGLGPELTSRLEEMAVRAARATDYRGAGTVEFLVVGDRAHFLEMNTRLQVEHPVTEAVFGVDLVALQIAVAEGGALPPAPPAPRGHAVEARLYAEDPSRSWAPQTGRLHTLSFPARRSVAGGDGTGEPRPWTRIDAGYGDGDRIGVHYDAMIAKVVVWAPTRREAVRRLAGDLARGTIHGPVTNRRLLVRSLRHPDFVAARMDTGFYDRHLPALTAAEDGEELAALAAALADAAARRAAGGAAGTTARLGGWRNLPSQPQVKRYRGRDTEHEIRYRVTRRGTQAEGFPGVRVRHAAPDTVRLEVDGVEREFRVAVHEGDRIHVDTATSAHTLTRLSRFPDPTAQREPGSLLAPMPGTVVRVAEGLAPGAAVTAGQPLVWLEAMKMEHRVTAPASGTLTALHAAPGRQVEVGALLAVVQAAAQEEHAS, encoded by the coding sequence ATGATCGAAACCCTGCTCGTCGCCAACCGCGGTGAGATCGCCTGCCGGGTGTTCCGCACCTGCCGGGAGCTCGGAATCGCGACGGTCGCCGTCTACGCCGACCCCGACGAGGGCGCGATGCACACCCGGGAGGCCGACGCGGCGGTACGGCTGCCGGGCGCCGCGCCCGCCGACACGTATCTGCGCGGCGACCTGATCGTGAAGGCGGCGCTCGCGGCCGGTGCGGACGCCGTCCACCCCGGCTACGGATTCCTTTCGGAGAACGCCGACTTCGCCCGGGAGGTCATCGGCGCGGGACTGACGTGGATCGGGCCGCCCCCGGAGGCCGTCGAGGCGATGGCGTCCAAGACCCGCGCCAAGGAGCTGATGGGGATCGCCCCGCTCGCGGCGGACGCGGTCACCGAGGACGATCTGCCCGTGCTGGTCAAGGCGGCGGCCGGCGGCGGCGGTCGCGGTATGCGTGTCGTCCGCGAACTGTCCGCGCTCCGCGACGAGTTGGCCGCCGCCCGGGCCGAGGCGCTGAGCGCCTTCGGGGACGGCGAGGTCTTCGTGGAGCCGTACGTCGAGGGCGGCCGTCACGTCGAGGTGCAGATCCTCGCCGACGCCCACGGCACGGTGTGGGCGCTGGGCACCCGGGACTGCTCGCTGCAGCGCCGCCACCAGAAGGTCGTCGAGGAGGCGCCCGCGCCGGGGCTGGGTCCCGAACTGACCTCCCGGCTGGAGGAGATGGCCGTCCGGGCGGCGCGGGCGACGGACTACCGGGGCGCCGGCACGGTCGAGTTCCTCGTGGTGGGCGACCGGGCGCACTTCCTCGAGATGAACACCCGGCTCCAGGTGGAACACCCGGTCACCGAGGCGGTGTTCGGGGTCGACCTGGTGGCCCTGCAGATCGCGGTCGCCGAGGGCGGCGCCCTGCCGCCCGCCCCGCCCGCCCCGCGCGGCCACGCCGTCGAGGCCCGGCTGTACGCCGAGGACCCGTCCCGCTCCTGGGCCCCGCAGACGGGTCGGCTCCACACCCTGTCCTTCCCGGCCCGCCGGTCGGTGGCCGGTGGGGACGGCACCGGGGAGCCGCGGCCGTGGACGCGGATCGACGCGGGGTACGGCGACGGCGACCGGATCGGGGTGCACTACGACGCGATGATCGCCAAGGTCGTCGTCTGGGCGCCCACCCGGCGGGAGGCCGTGCGCCGGCTCGCGGGCGATCTGGCGAGGGGCACGATCCACGGCCCTGTGACGAACCGGCGGCTGCTCGTGCGCTCCCTGCGGCACCCCGATTTCGTCGCCGCCCGGATGGACACCGGCTTCTACGACCGGCATCTGCCCGCGCTGACCGCGGCGGAGGACGGCGAGGAACTCGCCGCGCTCGCCGCGGCCCTGGCGGACGCCGCCGCCCGGCGGGCCGCCGGCGGCGCGGCCGGCACGACCGCACGCCTCGGCGGCTGGCGCAACCTCCCCTCGCAGCCCCAGGTGAAGCGCTACCGGGGCCGTGACACCGAGCACGAGATCCGCTACCGCGTCACCCGCCGGGGCACGCAGGCCGAGGGCTTCCCCGGAGTACGGGTCCGGCACGCCGCCCCGGACACCGTGCGGCTCGAGGTCGACGGTGTGGAACGCGAGTTCCGGGTCGCCGTCCACGAGGGCGACCGGATCCACGTCGACACCGCGACCTCGGCCCACACGCTCACCCGGCTGTCCCGCTTCCCCGACCCCACCGCCCAGCGCGAGCCCGGTTCCCTGCTCGCCCCCATGCCCGGCACGGTCGTCCGGGTCGCCGAGGGACTCGCCCCCGGCGCCGCGGTCACCGCCGGCCAGCCGCTCGTCTGGCTGGAGGCGATGAAGATGGAGCACCGCGTCACCGCTCCCGCCTCCGGCACCCTCACCGCGCTCCACGCCGCCCCCGGCCGCCAGGTCGAGGTCGGTGCCCTTCTCGCCGTCGTACAAGCCGCAGCACAGGAGGAGCACGCATCATGA
- a CDS encoding 4-coumarate--CoA ligase family protein, with the protein MVMHSEYADVPSLSVPIHEAVLGRAAGYGDTVALIDGTGGTTLTYAQLDAYHRRLAAAFADAGVRKGDVLALHSPNTIAYPTVFYAATRAGASVTTVHPLSTAEEFAKQLRDSSARWIVTVSPLLEAARRAAELVGGIEEIFVCDQADGHRSILSMLGSTAPEPDVAIDPAEDVAVLPYSSGTTGVPKGVMLTHRSIATNLAQLEPVIPMKPGDRVLAVLPFFHIYGLTALMNAPLRNGATVVVLPRFDLDRFLAAIEEHRINALYVAPPIVLALAKHPAVARYDLSSLEYVVSAAAPLDAGLARACSERLGLPPVLQAYGMTELSPGTHVVPLDAENPPPGAVGKLLPGTEMRILALDDPGRDAAPGEEGEIAIRGPQVMKGYLNRPDATAAMIDGDGWVHTGDIGRVDEDGWLFVVDRVKELIKYKGFQVAPAELEALLLTHEGIADAAVIGVYDDDGNEIPKAYVVRQAAAPDLTAEAVLAHVAERVAPYKKIRRVEFIEGVPRAASGKILRRELRDRETRESREESEKETT; encoded by the coding sequence ATGGTGATGCACAGCGAGTACGCGGACGTCCCGTCCCTCTCCGTCCCGATCCACGAAGCCGTCCTGGGCCGGGCCGCCGGGTACGGTGACACCGTCGCCCTGATCGACGGGACCGGCGGCACGACGCTCACGTACGCCCAGCTCGACGCGTACCACCGCAGGCTCGCGGCGGCGTTCGCCGACGCGGGCGTCCGCAAGGGCGACGTGCTCGCCCTGCACAGCCCCAACACGATCGCCTACCCGACGGTCTTCTACGCCGCCACGCGCGCCGGGGCGTCCGTCACCACCGTCCATCCGCTCTCCACGGCGGAGGAGTTCGCCAAGCAGTTGCGCGACTCCTCCGCCCGCTGGATCGTCACCGTCTCCCCGCTGCTCGAAGCGGCGCGGCGCGCGGCGGAACTGGTCGGCGGGATCGAGGAGATCTTCGTCTGCGACCAGGCCGACGGCCACCGCTCGATCCTCTCCATGCTCGGCTCCACCGCCCCCGAACCCGATGTCGCCATCGACCCGGCGGAGGACGTCGCGGTCCTGCCGTACTCCTCCGGCACCACCGGCGTGCCCAAGGGCGTCATGCTCACCCACCGGTCCATCGCCACCAATCTGGCGCAGCTGGAACCGGTCATCCCCATGAAGCCCGGCGACCGCGTCCTCGCCGTGCTGCCGTTCTTCCACATCTACGGCCTCACCGCGCTGATGAACGCCCCGCTGCGCAACGGCGCGACCGTCGTCGTCCTGCCGCGGTTCGACCTCGACCGGTTCCTCGCCGCGATCGAGGAGCACCGGATCAACGCCCTGTACGTCGCCCCGCCGATCGTGCTGGCCCTGGCCAAGCACCCGGCGGTCGCCCGCTACGACCTGTCGTCGCTGGAGTACGTCGTCAGCGCCGCCGCCCCGCTCGACGCCGGGCTCGCCCGCGCCTGCTCGGAGCGGCTCGGTCTGCCGCCGGTGCTCCAGGCGTACGGCATGACGGAGCTGTCGCCCGGCACCCACGTCGTGCCGCTCGACGCCGAGAACCCGCCGCCCGGCGCCGTGGGCAAGCTGCTGCCCGGCACCGAGATGCGGATCCTGGCGCTCGACGACCCCGGCCGGGACGCCGCACCCGGGGAGGAGGGCGAGATCGCCATCCGCGGACCGCAGGTGATGAAGGGCTATCTGAACCGCCCCGACGCCACCGCCGCCATGATCGACGGCGACGGCTGGGTCCACACCGGCGACATCGGCCGGGTGGACGAGGACGGCTGGCTGTTCGTCGTCGACCGGGTCAAGGAACTCATCAAGTACAAGGGCTTCCAGGTCGCCCCGGCGGAGCTGGAGGCCCTGCTGCTCACCCACGAGGGGATCGCGGACGCCGCCGTGATCGGCGTGTACGACGACGACGGGAACGAGATACCCAAGGCGTACGTCGTGCGGCAGGCCGCCGCGCCCGATCTGACCGCCGAGGCCGTCCTCGCCCATGTCGCCGAGCGGGTGGCCCCGTACAAGAAGATCCGGCGCGTCGAGTTCATCGAGGGGGTGCCCCGGGCCGCCTCGGGGAAGATCCTCCGCCGCGAGCTGCGCGATCGGGAGACCCGGGAGTCCCGGGAGGAATCGGAGAAGGAGACCACGTGA
- a CDS encoding acyl-CoA dehydrogenase family protein codes for MSTIIESEERTALRAAVSALGKRHGRDHDREALWAEAAKLGYLGVNLPEEYGGGGGGMAELSIVLEELGAAGCPLLMMVVSPAICGTVIARFGTEEQRRAWLPGLADGTRTMAFGITEPDAGSNSHRITTTARRTEGGWVLSGRKVFVSGVDIADATLIVGRTEDARTGKLKPCLFVVPRDAPGFGRSRIDMELHAQEKQFELVLDDVELPEDALVGEEDAGLLQLFAGLNPERIMTAAFAIGMGRYALARAVEYAKERQVWKAPIGAHQAIAHPLAQAHIELELARLMMQKAAALYDAGDDAGAGEAANMAKYAAGEACVRAVDQSVHTLGGNGLTREYGLASLVTAARVARIAPVSREMVLNFVSHQSLGLPKSY; via the coding sequence ATGAGCACGATCATCGAAAGCGAAGAGCGCACGGCGCTGCGCGCCGCGGTCTCGGCCCTCGGGAAGCGGCACGGCCGCGACCACGACCGCGAGGCGCTATGGGCCGAGGCCGCCAAGCTCGGCTATCTCGGGGTCAACCTCCCGGAGGAGTACGGCGGCGGGGGCGGCGGCATGGCCGAGTTGTCCATCGTGCTCGAGGAGCTCGGCGCCGCCGGCTGCCCCCTGCTGATGATGGTGGTCTCGCCCGCCATCTGCGGCACCGTCATCGCCCGGTTCGGCACCGAGGAGCAGCGCCGCGCGTGGCTCCCGGGCCTCGCCGACGGCACCCGCACGATGGCGTTCGGCATCACCGAGCCGGACGCGGGTTCCAACTCGCACCGGATCACCACGACCGCGCGGCGCACGGAGGGCGGCTGGGTCCTGTCCGGCCGCAAGGTGTTCGTCTCCGGAGTCGACATCGCCGACGCGACGCTGATCGTGGGCCGCACCGAGGACGCACGGACGGGGAAGCTGAAGCCGTGCCTGTTCGTCGTCCCGCGGGACGCGCCCGGCTTCGGCCGCTCGCGGATCGACATGGAACTGCACGCGCAGGAGAAGCAGTTCGAGCTGGTCCTCGACGACGTGGAACTGCCGGAGGACGCGCTGGTCGGCGAGGAGGACGCCGGACTGCTCCAGCTGTTCGCCGGGCTCAACCCGGAGCGCATCATGACGGCCGCGTTCGCGATCGGCATGGGGCGCTACGCGCTGGCCCGCGCCGTGGAGTACGCGAAGGAGCGGCAGGTCTGGAAGGCGCCCATCGGTGCCCACCAGGCCATCGCACACCCCCTCGCCCAGGCGCACATCGAGCTGGAACTCGCCCGGCTGATGATGCAGAAGGCCGCGGCGCTGTACGACGCGGGCGACGACGCGGGCGCCGGCGAGGCCGCCAACATGGCCAAGTACGCGGCGGGAGAAGCCTGTGTGAGGGCCGTCGACCAGTCCGTCCACACCCTCGGCGGCAACGGGCTCACCCGCGAGTACGGTCTCGCGTCCCTGGTCACCGCCGCCCGGGTCGCCCGGATCGCCCCGGTGAGCCGCGAAATGGTGCTGAACTTCGTGTCCCACCAGTCCCTGGGTCTCCCCAAGTCGTACTGA
- a CDS encoding enoyl-CoA hydratase family protein yields the protein MTSTGTETVKAATAHGITTLTLDSPANRNALSARLVGELADAVAECGKDPAVRAVVLTHTGGTFSAGADLKEPPNPYTFVALLRRIVELPKPVVARVDGHVRAGGLGLVGACDVAAASAASDFAFTEVRIGVAPAVISLPLLPRLEPRAAARYYLSGERFGAVEAARMGLLTAVAEDVDEGLAPVLDGFRKASPQALDATKQLLTARVRETFDRDAEDLVQRSASIFASAEAREGMTAFLERRDPAWVL from the coding sequence GTGACATCCACCGGCACGGAGACCGTCAAGGCGGCGACAGCACACGGCATCACGACCCTGACGCTGGACTCGCCGGCGAACCGCAACGCCCTCTCGGCGCGGCTCGTCGGCGAGCTGGCCGACGCCGTGGCCGAGTGCGGGAAGGACCCCGCCGTACGGGCCGTCGTCCTGACCCACACCGGCGGCACCTTCAGCGCCGGCGCCGATCTGAAGGAGCCCCCGAACCCGTACACGTTCGTCGCGCTGCTCCGGCGGATCGTCGAACTGCCCAAGCCGGTGGTGGCCCGGGTGGACGGCCATGTACGGGCCGGAGGGCTCGGCCTCGTCGGCGCCTGCGACGTCGCCGCCGCGTCCGCCGCGTCCGACTTCGCTTTCACCGAGGTGCGGATCGGGGTGGCCCCCGCCGTGATCTCCCTGCCGCTGCTGCCGCGCCTGGAGCCCCGGGCGGCGGCCCGCTACTACCTCAGCGGGGAGCGCTTCGGCGCCGTGGAGGCGGCCCGCATGGGCCTGCTGACGGCCGTCGCCGAGGATGTCGACGAGGGCCTGGCTCCGGTCCTCGACGGCTTCCGCAAGGCTTCGCCGCAGGCCCTGGACGCGACGAAACAGCTGCTCACGGCTAGGGTGCGGGAGACCTTCGACCGCGACGCCGAGGACCTCGTCCAACGCTCGGCGTCGATCTTCGCCTCCGCGGAGGCGCGCGAGGGGATGACGGCCTTCCTCGAACGACGGGACCCCGCATGGGTGTTGTGA
- a CDS encoding isopenicillin N synthase family dioxygenase, whose product MSSSQHLPRHASRDLSQLPVIDLSAADRGPAARADLHARLHGAAHDVGFFQLVGHGVTEAETDALMSAMRAFFALPEAERHAIDNVNSPHFRGYTRIGDERTGGSRDWRDQLDIGAERPAHVPAPGEPAYWWLEGPNQWPAALPELRTAALGWIERLSAVAHRLLHELLAAIGAPPDFYDDVFGDRAHLHLKLVRYPGSAGDGADQGVGAHKDYGFLTLLHQDRIGGLQVQREDGLFHDVPPLPGAFVVNLGELLEVATNGYLVATNHRVVSPPGATERFSVPFFFNPRLDARVAPLPFPHAADAPGVTTDPANPLFAEYGRNELKGKLRAHPLVAARHHADLVERAA is encoded by the coding sequence ATGTCTTCCTCGCAGCACCTCCCGCGGCACGCCTCGCGCGACCTCTCGCAGCTCCCGGTCATCGACCTCTCCGCGGCCGACCGCGGCCCCGCGGCCCGCGCCGACCTGCACGCCCGGCTCCACGGCGCCGCCCACGACGTCGGCTTCTTCCAGCTGGTCGGCCACGGCGTCACCGAGGCCGAGACCGACGCCCTGATGAGCGCCATGCGGGCGTTCTTCGCCCTGCCCGAGGCCGAGCGGCACGCCATAGACAACGTCAACTCGCCCCACTTCCGCGGCTACACGCGCATCGGCGACGAGCGCACCGGCGGCAGCCGCGACTGGCGCGACCAGCTCGACATCGGCGCCGAGCGGCCCGCGCACGTACCGGCGCCGGGCGAACCCGCCTACTGGTGGCTGGAGGGCCCCAACCAGTGGCCGGCCGCACTGCCCGAGCTGCGCACCGCCGCGCTCGGCTGGATCGAGCGGCTCAGCGCGGTCGCGCACCGGCTGCTCCACGAGCTCCTCGCGGCCATCGGCGCCCCGCCGGACTTCTACGACGACGTCTTCGGCGACCGGGCCCATCTGCACCTGAAGCTGGTCCGCTACCCCGGCAGCGCCGGCGACGGCGCCGACCAGGGCGTCGGCGCCCACAAGGACTACGGCTTCCTCACCCTGCTCCACCAGGACCGGATCGGCGGTCTCCAGGTGCAGCGGGAGGACGGCCTCTTCCACGACGTGCCGCCGCTGCCCGGCGCGTTCGTCGTCAACCTCGGCGAGCTCCTCGAGGTCGCCACCAACGGCTACCTCGTCGCCACCAACCACCGGGTGGTCAGCCCGCCCGGTGCCACCGAGCGCTTCTCCGTGCCGTTCTTCTTCAACCCGCGGCTCGACGCCCGGGTCGCCCCGCTGCCCTTCCCGCACGCGGCGGACGCGCCCGGCGTCACCACCGACCCGGCCAACCCGCTGTTCGCCGAGTACGGGCGCAACGAGCTCAAGGGCAAGCTGCGGGCGCATCCGCTGGTCGCCGCCCGCCACCACGCGGATCTCGTGGAACGGGCGGCCTGA
- a CDS encoding acyclic terpene utilization AtuA family protein produces the protein MPPTEPAPLRIGNASGFYGDRFDAVREMLTGGELDVLTGDYLAELTMLILGRDRMKDPRLGYARTFLRQLEEGLGLAHERGVRIVANAGGLNPSGLADAVRELAARVGVPVRVAHVEGDDLTERFPGALAANAYLGGGGIAACLAEGADVVVTGRVTDAALVTGPAQWHFGWGPEDRDALAGAVVAGHVLECGTQATGGNYAFFADGRYAGRDLRRPGFPLAELHADGSSVITKHPGTGGFVDTGTVTAQLLYETGGARYAGPDVTARLDSVRLTQEGPDRVRVSGVRGEAPPPDLKTGLNRLGGWRNEVVFVLTGLDIDAKARLVREQIEDAFGRAGSRPTEVRWELARTDRPDAATEETASALLRLVVRDRDAEAVGRVVSGAAVETALGGYPGFHVTAPPGKGAPYGVFEAAYVDAGSVAHTAVLDDGRRLPVPAAPHSRVLEPVPDPPLPEPPPAGARTRRAPLGLVAGARSGDKGGDANIGVWVRDDDAWRWLAHELTVERLRELLPETAELPVVRHVLPNLRALNFTVEGLLGEGVAARARFDPQAKGLGEWLRSRHVDVPESLL, from the coding sequence GTGCCGCCCACGGAGCCCGCCCCGCTGCGGATCGGGAACGCGTCCGGCTTCTACGGCGACCGCTTCGACGCCGTGCGCGAGATGCTCACCGGCGGTGAACTGGACGTCCTCACCGGGGACTACCTGGCCGAACTGACCATGCTCATCCTCGGCAGGGACCGGATGAAGGACCCCCGCCTCGGGTACGCCCGGACCTTCCTGCGCCAGTTGGAGGAGGGCCTCGGGCTGGCGCACGAGCGCGGCGTGCGGATCGTCGCCAACGCGGGCGGGCTCAACCCGTCCGGTCTCGCCGACGCCGTGCGCGAGCTCGCCGCCCGGGTCGGCGTCCCCGTGCGCGTCGCCCATGTCGAGGGCGACGACCTCACCGAGCGCTTCCCCGGCGCGCTGGCCGCCAACGCCTATCTCGGCGGGGGCGGGATCGCCGCCTGTCTGGCGGAGGGAGCGGACGTCGTCGTCACCGGCCGGGTCACCGACGCCGCGCTCGTCACCGGGCCCGCGCAGTGGCACTTCGGCTGGGGGCCCGAGGACCGCGACGCCCTCGCCGGCGCCGTCGTCGCCGGCCACGTCCTGGAGTGCGGCACGCAGGCGACGGGCGGCAACTATGCCTTCTTCGCCGACGGACGGTACGCCGGCCGGGACCTGCGCCGCCCCGGGTTCCCCCTCGCCGAACTGCACGCCGACGGCAGCAGCGTCATCACCAAGCACCCCGGCACCGGCGGTTTCGTGGACACCGGGACGGTCACCGCCCAGCTGCTGTACGAGACGGGCGGGGCGCGCTACGCGGGCCCCGACGTCACGGCGCGCCTGGACTCCGTACGGCTCACCCAGGAGGGCCCGGACCGGGTCCGGGTCTCGGGCGTGCGCGGCGAGGCGCCGCCGCCGGACCTGAAGACCGGACTCAACCGCCTCGGCGGCTGGCGCAACGAGGTGGTGTTCGTCCTGACCGGGCTCGACATCGACGCCAAGGCGCGGCTGGTGCGCGAGCAGATCGAGGACGCCTTCGGCCGCGCCGGGTCCCGCCCGACGGAGGTCCGCTGGGAACTGGCCCGCACCGACCGGCCGGACGCCGCCACCGAGGAGACCGCGAGCGCGCTGCTGCGGCTGGTCGTGCGCGACCGCGACGCGGAGGCCGTCGGCCGGGTCGTCAGCGGAGCGGCCGTCGAGACGGCCCTCGGCGGCTACCCGGGCTTCCATGTGACCGCCCCGCCCGGGAAGGGCGCGCCCTACGGGGTGTTCGAGGCGGCGTACGTGGACGCCGGGTCGGTCGCGCACACCGCCGTGCTCGACGACGGGCGGCGGCTGCCGGTCCCGGCGGCCCCGCACTCCCGCGTCCTGGAGCCCGTTCCGGACCCGCCGCTGCCCGAGCCGCCGCCGGCCGGCGCGAGGACCCGCCGCGCCCCCCTCGGCCTGGTCGCGGGTGCCCGGAGCGGCGACAAGGGCGGCGACGCGAACATCGGGGTGTGGGTCCGTGACGACGACGCGTGGCGCTGGCTGGCGCACGAGCTGACCGTGGAGCGGCTGCGCGAGCTCCTGCCGGAGACCGCGGAGCTGCCCGTCGTACGCCATGTCCTGCCGAACCTGCGGGCGCTGAACTTCACCGTCGAGGGCCTGCTGGGCGAGGGCGTCGCCGCCCGGGCCCGCTTCGATCCGCAGGCGAAGGGCCTGGGGGAGTGGCTGCGGTCCCGGCACGTGGACGTCCCGGAAAGCCTGCTGTGA
- a CDS encoding acyl-CoA carboxylase subunit beta, which produces MLARLDALGAEHAKALAGGGEKYTARHRKRGKLLARERIELLLDADTPFLELSPLAAWGSDYPVGASVVTGIGTVEGVECLITANDPTVRGGASNPWTLKKILRANEIASANRLPLISLVESGGADLPSQKEIFIPGGALFRDLTRLSAAGIPTIAVVFGNSTAGGAYVPGMSDHTVMIKERSKVFLGGPPLVKMATGEESDDESLGGAEMHARTSGLADHYAVDEYDAVRHARRIVARLNHRKAHPAPAAPAAPPAYDEEELLGIVPEDLKTPFDPREVIARIVDGSDFDEFKPLYGPSLVTGWARLHGHPVGILANAQGVLFSAESQKAAQFIQLANQRDIPLVFLHNTTGYMVGKEYEQGGIIKHGAMMINAVSNSKVPHLSVLMGASYGAGHYGMCGRAYDPRFLFAWPSAKSAVMGPQQLAGVLSIVARASAVAKGQPYDEEADAGLRAMVEQQIETESLPMFLSGRLYDDGVIDPRDTRTVLGMCLSAIHTAPVEGARGGFGVFRM; this is translated from the coding sequence ATGCTCGCCCGACTCGACGCGCTCGGGGCCGAGCACGCCAAGGCCCTTGCCGGTGGCGGTGAGAAGTACACCGCACGGCACCGCAAGCGGGGCAAACTCCTGGCCCGGGAACGGATCGAGCTGCTCCTCGACGCCGACACCCCGTTCCTGGAACTGTCGCCGCTCGCCGCCTGGGGCAGCGACTACCCCGTCGGAGCGTCCGTCGTCACCGGCATCGGCACGGTCGAGGGCGTCGAGTGCCTGATCACCGCCAACGACCCGACCGTGCGCGGCGGCGCCAGCAACCCCTGGACGCTGAAGAAGATCCTCCGTGCGAACGAGATCGCGTCGGCCAACCGGCTGCCGTTGATCAGCCTCGTCGAGTCCGGTGGGGCGGACCTCCCGTCCCAGAAGGAGATCTTCATCCCGGGCGGGGCGCTCTTCCGCGACCTCACCCGGCTGTCCGCCGCCGGTATCCCCACGATCGCGGTGGTCTTCGGCAACTCCACCGCCGGTGGGGCGTACGTCCCCGGCATGTCCGACCACACCGTCATGATCAAGGAGCGGTCGAAGGTCTTCCTCGGCGGGCCGCCGCTGGTGAAGATGGCCACGGGTGAGGAGAGCGACGACGAGTCCCTCGGTGGCGCCGAGATGCACGCCCGGACGTCCGGACTCGCCGACCACTACGCCGTGGACGAGTACGACGCCGTCCGCCACGCCCGCCGGATCGTCGCACGCCTCAACCACCGCAAGGCGCACCCCGCTCCGGCGGCCCCGGCTGCACCGCCCGCGTACGACGAGGAGGAGCTCCTCGGCATCGTCCCCGAGGACCTGAAGACCCCGTTCGACCCGCGCGAGGTCATCGCCCGGATCGTCGACGGCTCCGACTTCGACGAGTTCAAGCCGCTGTACGGCCCGAGCCTGGTCACCGGCTGGGCTCGGCTCCACGGCCACCCCGTCGGCATCCTCGCCAACGCGCAGGGCGTGCTGTTCAGCGCCGAGTCGCAGAAGGCCGCCCAGTTCATCCAGCTGGCCAACCAGCGCGACATCCCGCTGGTCTTCCTGCACAACACCACCGGCTACATGGTCGGCAAGGAGTACGAGCAGGGCGGCATCATCAAGCACGGCGCCATGATGATCAACGCGGTCTCCAACTCGAAGGTCCCGCATCTGTCGGTGCTGATGGGCGCGTCGTACGGCGCCGGCCACTACGGGATGTGCGGCCGGGCGTACGACCCGCGCTTCCTCTTCGCCTGGCCCAGTGCCAAGTCCGCCGTGATGGGACCGCAGCAGCTCGCCGGCGTCCTCTCGATCGTCGCCCGCGCCTCGGCCGTCGCGAAGGGGCAGCCGTACGACGAGGAGGCCGATGCGGGGCTGCGCGCGATGGTCGAGCAGCAGATCGAGACGGAGTCGCTGCCGATGTTCCTCTCCGGGCGGCTCTACGACGACGGCGTCATCGACCCGCGCGACACCCGCACGGTGCTCGGCATGTGCCTGTCCGCCATCCACACGGCCCCGGTCGAAGGCGCGCGCGGCGGCTTCGGCGTCTTCAGGATGTGA
- a CDS encoding TetR/AcrR family transcriptional regulator: protein MGVVTSPAGSAKEPKQDRSRVTRQRLLEAAVACLAERGWAGSTVSVVAERAGVSRGAAQHHFPTREDLFTAAVEYVAEERSSALRSLPGQSRAAVVAALVDLYTGPLFRAALHLWVAASNEEQLRGRVTELEARVGRETHRIAVELLGADETVPGVRETVQGLLDMARGLGLANLLTDDAVRRKRVVGQWTRLLEETLE, encoded by the coding sequence ATGGGTGTTGTGACCTCCCCCGCCGGCTCCGCCAAGGAGCCCAAGCAGGACCGCAGCCGGGTCACCCGGCAGCGGCTGCTGGAGGCCGCGGTGGCCTGCCTCGCCGAACGCGGCTGGGCGGGCTCCACCGTCTCGGTGGTCGCCGAGCGGGCCGGGGTCTCGCGGGGCGCGGCACAGCACCACTTCCCGACGCGGGAGGACCTGTTCACGGCGGCCGTGGAGTACGTGGCCGAGGAGCGGTCCTCGGCCCTGCGGTCCCTTCCGGGGCAGAGCCGGGCGGCCGTCGTGGCCGCCCTGGTCGACCTCTACACCGGTCCGCTCTTCCGCGCCGCCCTCCATCTGTGGGTCGCGGCCTCCAACGAGGAGCAGCTGCGCGGCCGCGTCACCGAACTGGAGGCGCGGGTCGGTCGCGAGACCCACCGGATCGCGGTGGAGCTGCTCGGCGCGGACGAGACGGTGCCGGGCGTGCGCGAGACCGTCCAGGGCCTGCTCGACATGGCCCGCGGCCTGGGGCTCGCGAACCTGCTGACCGACGACGCGGTGCGGCGGAAGCGGGTCGTGGGGCAGTGGACGCGGTTGCTGGAGGAGACCCTGGAGTGA